One Rosa chinensis cultivar Old Blush chromosome 5, RchiOBHm-V2, whole genome shotgun sequence genomic region harbors:
- the LOC112167135 gene encoding auxin response factor 4 isoform X2, which yields MYCLNLSPPPNTQSPHFLSPSLLPLVVNSRSRKAIATLAIFAFCYPICNCLCLLLPLLTTCKWVWRNPTLNSLILFDTLFFSFSTSTLFWLWLACEQFMEFDLNHAVVGDVVEKNAYCNGDCDKGGCAHCLSSSTSSCSSNSSSVPVISSIYLELWHACAGPLISLPKKGNVVVYFPQGHLEQVASSSPPFSSMERPHFDLQPQIFCKVVNVQLLANKENDEVYTHVTLLPQAESAGMNLEGKELEELGVDEGDGGSPTKSTPHMFCKTLTASDTSTHGGFSVPRRAAEDCFPPLDYKQQRPSQELVAKDLHGVEWRFRHIYRGQPRRHLLTTGWSIFISQKNLVSGDAVLFLRGENGELRLGIRRAVRPRNGLPDSVIGNQNSYSSVLSPVANAVSTKSMFHVFYSPRASHAEFVIPYQKYVRSIATPVTMGTRFKMRFDRDDSPERSGVVTGISDLDPYRWPKSKWRCLMVRWDDDIGNDHQERVSLWEIDPSVSLPPLSIQSSPRLKKLRTSLQAFPPNHSIPAGSCGLMDFEETVKSSKVLQGQENMGFISPHYGCDTLKSPVDFEMQPSAHQNLASHVSQKATIGEFMRAHHTSYTGFAESDRFPKVLQGQEICPLRSLTGKANFNLGNWESNLGSTSFNSYQAPKPNMFTLGSESLLNMYFPYGDIHKVGQDPMICSNTTNFPRESIKANPYSIQMGVTRNEVGRPKKPSEHQPQESTSALPTLVTNIKSPKEVSADGTANGCKLFGFSLSGETPTLSQSSSKRSCTKVHKQGSLVGRAIDLSKLNGYGDLLSELERLFSMECLLRDPNKGWRILYTDSENDVMVVGDDPWHEFCNVVSKIHIYTQEEVEKMTIGMISDDTQSCLEQAPPMLEVSKSSSVGQPDSSPTAIRV from the exons ATGTACTGTCTTAACCTGTCCCCTCCACCCAACACACAGTCccctcactttctctctccatctcttcttcctcttgtcGTAAACAGTCGAAGTCGAAAAGCCATCGCCACATTGGCTATTTTTGCCTTTTGTTATCCTATATGCAATTGTCTGTGTCTGCTGCTCCCTCTTCTCACTACCTGCAAATGGGTGTGGAGGAATCCTACTTTGAATTCCTTGATATTATTTGAtacccttttcttttccttctcaaCTTCAACCCTCTTCTGGTTGTGGCTTGCTTG TGAACAATTCATGGAATTTGATCTGAACCATGCAGTAGTGGGTGATGTGGTGGAGAAGAATGCATATTGTAATGGGGATTGTGACAAGGGTGGTTGTGCTCATTGTTTGTCCTCTTCaacttcttcttgttcttcaaaTTCATCATCAGTTCCTGTGATTTCTTCAATCTATTTGGAGCTTTGGCATGCTTGTGCTGGTCCACTCATTTCACTACCCAAGAAAGGAAATGTGGTTGTCTACTTCCCACAAGGTCACTTGGAACAAGTTGCCTCATCATCCCCTCCTTTCTCATCCATGGAGAGGCCTCACTTTGATCTCCAGCCACAGATCTTCTGCAAGGTTGTCAATGTCCAGCTGCTT GCTAACAAGGAGAATGATGAGGTCTATACACATGTTACTTTGCTTCCTCAGGCAGAG TCGGCAGGAATGAATTTGGAAGGCAAAGAGCTTGAAGAGTTGGGGGTGGATGAGGGGGATGGGGGATCACCTACAAAATCAACCCCTCACATGTTTTGCAAAACACTTACAGCTTCTGATACCAGTACCCATGGAGGGTTCTCTGTTCCTCGCAGAGCTGCAGAAGACTGTTTCCCTCCTCTG GATTATAAGCAGCAAAGGCCCTCTCAAGAGCTTGTTGCAAAGGACCTACATGGTGTAGAATGGAGGTTTCGACATATTTATAGAG GTCAGCCACGGCGGCATCTGCTCACCACAGGGTGGAGTATTTTTATAAGCCAAAAGAATCTTGTCTCAGGGGATGCTGTGCTCTTTCTGAG GGGTGAAAATGGAGAGCTTAGGTTGGGCATTAGAAGAGCTGTTCGGCCTAGAAATGGCCTTCCTGATTCAGTTATCGGCAACCAGAATTCTTATTCTAGTGTTCTTTCCCCAGTCGCTAATGCTGTATCCACCAAGAGCATGTTCCATGTATTCTACAGTCCAAG GGCAAGCCATGCGGAGTTTGTTATTCCCTACCAAAAATATGTTAGAAGCATTGCTACTCCAGTGACCATGGGGACAAGATTCAAAATGAGATTTGATAGGGATGATTCACCAGAAAGAAG TGGTGTAGTGACCGGCATCAGTGACTTGGATCCCTATCGATGGCCAAAATCAAAATGGAGATGCTTAATG GTGAGATGGGATGACGATATAGGAAATGATCATCAAGAACGAGTCTCTTTGTGGGAGATTGATCCTTCTGTTTCTCTCCCACCTTTGAGCATTCAGTCTTCTCCAAGATTGAAGAAACTGCGGACAAGTCTGCAGGCATTCCCACCTAACCACTCCATTCCTG CTGGAAGTTGTGGGCTTATGGACTTTGAGGAGACAGTTAAATCCTCTAAGGTCTTGCAAGGTCAAGAAAATATGGGTTTCATATCACCCCACTATGGATGTGATACATTAAAGAGCCCTGTGGATTTTGAGATGCAGCCTTCGGCACATCAAAATCTTGCATCACATGTATCCCAGAAGGCTACTATTGGCGAGTTCATGAGAGCTCACCACACCAGTTACACAGGATTTGCGGAATCTGACAGATTTCCGAAAGTCTTGCAAGGTCAAGAAATATGCCCGTTGAGATCTTTGACAGGAAAAGCAAATTTCAATCTGGGCAATTGGGAGTCCAATCTTGGTAGCACATCTTTCAACAGTTATCAGGCACCCAAACCAAATATGTTCACTCTGGGTTCTGAATCGCTTCTAAACATGTATTTTCCTTATGGTGACATTCACAAGGTTGGCCAAGATCCCATGATATGCTCTAATACTACCAACTTTCCCAGAGAGAGTATCAAAGCGAATCCATATTCTATTCAGATGGGAGTTACAAGAAATGAAGTTGGAAGGCCAAAAAAACCTAGTGAGCATCAGCCACAGGAAAGTACCTCTGCTCTTCCTACTTTAGTGACAAATATAAAAAGTCCGAAAGAGGTCAGCGCTGATGGAACTGCTAATGGATGTAAACTTTTCGGTTTTTCCTTATCGGGGGAAACTCCCACCCTAAGTCAGAGTTCTAGTAAGAGGAGTTGTACAAAG GTTCACAAGCAAGGCAGCTTAGTGGGAAGAGCCATTGATCTCTCAAAACTGAATGGCTATGGTGACCTGCTGAGCGAACTAGAGCGGCTATTTAGCATGGAATGCCTTCTACGAGATCCTAATAAAGGATGGCGGATCTTGTATACTGACAGTGAGAATGATGTCATGGTTGTAGGGGATGACCCATGGCA TGAGTTCTGCAACGTGGTTTCCAAAATTCACATATACACCCAGGAAGAAGTGGAGAAGATGACAATCGGAATGATCAGTGATGATACCCAAAGTTGTTTGGAACAAGCTCCACCTATGCTGGAAGTGTCAAAGTCCTCATCAGTTGGGCAGCCGGATTCTTCTCCAACAGCAATTAGGGTCTGA
- the LOC112167135 gene encoding auxin response factor 4 isoform X1: MYCLNLSPPPNTQSPHFLSPSLLPLVVNSRSRKAIATLAIFAFCYPICNCLCLLLPLLTTCKWVWRNPTLNSLILFDTLFFSFSTSTLFWLWLACEQFMEFDLNHAVVGDVVEKNAYCNGDCDKGGCAHCLSSSTSSCSSNSSSVPVISSIYLELWHACAGPLISLPKKGNVVVYFPQGHLEQVASSSPPFSSMERPHFDLQPQIFCKVVNVQLLANKENDEVYTHVTLLPQAESAGMNLEGKELEELGVDEGDGGSPTKSTPHMFCKTLTASDTSTHGGFSVPRRAAEDCFPPLDYKQQRPSQELVAKDLHGVEWRFRHIYRGQPRRHLLTTGWSIFISQKNLVSGDAVLFLRGENGELRLGIRRAVRPRNGLPDSVIGNQNSYSSVLSPVANAVSTKSMFHVFYSPRASHAEFVIPYQKYVRSIATPVTMGTRFKMRFDRDDSPERRCSGVVTGISDLDPYRWPKSKWRCLMVRWDDDIGNDHQERVSLWEIDPSVSLPPLSIQSSPRLKKLRTSLQAFPPNHSIPAGSCGLMDFEETVKSSKVLQGQENMGFISPHYGCDTLKSPVDFEMQPSAHQNLASHVSQKATIGEFMRAHHTSYTGFAESDRFPKVLQGQEICPLRSLTGKANFNLGNWESNLGSTSFNSYQAPKPNMFTLGSESLLNMYFPYGDIHKVGQDPMICSNTTNFPRESIKANPYSIQMGVTRNEVGRPKKPSEHQPQESTSALPTLVTNIKSPKEVSADGTANGCKLFGFSLSGETPTLSQSSSKRSCTKVHKQGSLVGRAIDLSKLNGYGDLLSELERLFSMECLLRDPNKGWRILYTDSENDVMVVGDDPWHEFCNVVSKIHIYTQEEVEKMTIGMISDDTQSCLEQAPPMLEVSKSSSVGQPDSSPTAIRV; this comes from the exons ATGTACTGTCTTAACCTGTCCCCTCCACCCAACACACAGTCccctcactttctctctccatctcttcttcctcttgtcGTAAACAGTCGAAGTCGAAAAGCCATCGCCACATTGGCTATTTTTGCCTTTTGTTATCCTATATGCAATTGTCTGTGTCTGCTGCTCCCTCTTCTCACTACCTGCAAATGGGTGTGGAGGAATCCTACTTTGAATTCCTTGATATTATTTGAtacccttttcttttccttctcaaCTTCAACCCTCTTCTGGTTGTGGCTTGCTTG TGAACAATTCATGGAATTTGATCTGAACCATGCAGTAGTGGGTGATGTGGTGGAGAAGAATGCATATTGTAATGGGGATTGTGACAAGGGTGGTTGTGCTCATTGTTTGTCCTCTTCaacttcttcttgttcttcaaaTTCATCATCAGTTCCTGTGATTTCTTCAATCTATTTGGAGCTTTGGCATGCTTGTGCTGGTCCACTCATTTCACTACCCAAGAAAGGAAATGTGGTTGTCTACTTCCCACAAGGTCACTTGGAACAAGTTGCCTCATCATCCCCTCCTTTCTCATCCATGGAGAGGCCTCACTTTGATCTCCAGCCACAGATCTTCTGCAAGGTTGTCAATGTCCAGCTGCTT GCTAACAAGGAGAATGATGAGGTCTATACACATGTTACTTTGCTTCCTCAGGCAGAG TCGGCAGGAATGAATTTGGAAGGCAAAGAGCTTGAAGAGTTGGGGGTGGATGAGGGGGATGGGGGATCACCTACAAAATCAACCCCTCACATGTTTTGCAAAACACTTACAGCTTCTGATACCAGTACCCATGGAGGGTTCTCTGTTCCTCGCAGAGCTGCAGAAGACTGTTTCCCTCCTCTG GATTATAAGCAGCAAAGGCCCTCTCAAGAGCTTGTTGCAAAGGACCTACATGGTGTAGAATGGAGGTTTCGACATATTTATAGAG GTCAGCCACGGCGGCATCTGCTCACCACAGGGTGGAGTATTTTTATAAGCCAAAAGAATCTTGTCTCAGGGGATGCTGTGCTCTTTCTGAG GGGTGAAAATGGAGAGCTTAGGTTGGGCATTAGAAGAGCTGTTCGGCCTAGAAATGGCCTTCCTGATTCAGTTATCGGCAACCAGAATTCTTATTCTAGTGTTCTTTCCCCAGTCGCTAATGCTGTATCCACCAAGAGCATGTTCCATGTATTCTACAGTCCAAG GGCAAGCCATGCGGAGTTTGTTATTCCCTACCAAAAATATGTTAGAAGCATTGCTACTCCAGTGACCATGGGGACAAGATTCAAAATGAGATTTGATAGGGATGATTCACCAGAAAGAAG GTGCAGTGGTGTAGTGACCGGCATCAGTGACTTGGATCCCTATCGATGGCCAAAATCAAAATGGAGATGCTTAATG GTGAGATGGGATGACGATATAGGAAATGATCATCAAGAACGAGTCTCTTTGTGGGAGATTGATCCTTCTGTTTCTCTCCCACCTTTGAGCATTCAGTCTTCTCCAAGATTGAAGAAACTGCGGACAAGTCTGCAGGCATTCCCACCTAACCACTCCATTCCTG CTGGAAGTTGTGGGCTTATGGACTTTGAGGAGACAGTTAAATCCTCTAAGGTCTTGCAAGGTCAAGAAAATATGGGTTTCATATCACCCCACTATGGATGTGATACATTAAAGAGCCCTGTGGATTTTGAGATGCAGCCTTCGGCACATCAAAATCTTGCATCACATGTATCCCAGAAGGCTACTATTGGCGAGTTCATGAGAGCTCACCACACCAGTTACACAGGATTTGCGGAATCTGACAGATTTCCGAAAGTCTTGCAAGGTCAAGAAATATGCCCGTTGAGATCTTTGACAGGAAAAGCAAATTTCAATCTGGGCAATTGGGAGTCCAATCTTGGTAGCACATCTTTCAACAGTTATCAGGCACCCAAACCAAATATGTTCACTCTGGGTTCTGAATCGCTTCTAAACATGTATTTTCCTTATGGTGACATTCACAAGGTTGGCCAAGATCCCATGATATGCTCTAATACTACCAACTTTCCCAGAGAGAGTATCAAAGCGAATCCATATTCTATTCAGATGGGAGTTACAAGAAATGAAGTTGGAAGGCCAAAAAAACCTAGTGAGCATCAGCCACAGGAAAGTACCTCTGCTCTTCCTACTTTAGTGACAAATATAAAAAGTCCGAAAGAGGTCAGCGCTGATGGAACTGCTAATGGATGTAAACTTTTCGGTTTTTCCTTATCGGGGGAAACTCCCACCCTAAGTCAGAGTTCTAGTAAGAGGAGTTGTACAAAG GTTCACAAGCAAGGCAGCTTAGTGGGAAGAGCCATTGATCTCTCAAAACTGAATGGCTATGGTGACCTGCTGAGCGAACTAGAGCGGCTATTTAGCATGGAATGCCTTCTACGAGATCCTAATAAAGGATGGCGGATCTTGTATACTGACAGTGAGAATGATGTCATGGTTGTAGGGGATGACCCATGGCA TGAGTTCTGCAACGTGGTTTCCAAAATTCACATATACACCCAGGAAGAAGTGGAGAAGATGACAATCGGAATGATCAGTGATGATACCCAAAGTTGTTTGGAACAAGCTCCACCTATGCTGGAAGTGTCAAAGTCCTCATCAGTTGGGCAGCCGGATTCTTCTCCAACAGCAATTAGGGTCTGA
- the LOC112163852 gene encoding serpin-ZX — protein sequence MIYSPISIHIVLSLIAAGKNCPQFLSFLKSKSINDLNSLACDLVTSVLVDSPTRGGPRLNFTNGVWVDKSVPLQECYKQVVLDSYKAALNQVDFKTNIEQVRIQVNSWVEKETKGLIPQILPPGSVNSGTSLIFANALYFKATWGDTYFNASKTKEHEFHLLNGDLVKGVPFMTSKYCHSIGTFDGFKVLRLPFRTYDHDDLLRDCPRNRKYDPRQFSMFWLLPDARDGLPALAERVCSEAGFLDRHRSCGSVRVGDFLIPKFKISSRFGASAVLKKMGLGDVCNSMEIVHESVIEVDENGTTAAAATCGQLCFSSGKHYEPKEKVDFVADHPFMFLIRENMTGTVLFMGQVLNPLAG from the coding sequence ATGATCTACTCCCCGATATCCATCCACATCGTCCTCAGCTTAATAGCCGCCGGGAAGAACTGTCCccagtttctttcttttctcaagTCCAAGTCCATCAACGATCTCAACTCCCTCGCCTGCGATCTCGTCACTTCCGTTTTGGTCGATTCACCCACTAGAGGTGGGCCACGTTTGAACTTCACAAATGGCGTCTGGGTCGACAAGTCTGTTCCTCTGCAGGAATGTTACAAACAGGTGGTGTTGGATTCTTACAAGGCGGCTCTGAACCAAGTCGATTTCAAAACCAATATAGAACAAGTGAGAATTCAAGTGAATTCATGGGTCGAGAAAGAGACGAAAGGCCTCATCCCTCAGATTCTTCCTCCCGGCTCAGTCAACAGTGGGACGAGTCTCATCTTTGCAAACGCCTTATACTTCAAAGCAACTTGGGGCGACACGTACTTTAATGCATCGAAGACAAAAGAGCATGAGTTTCACCTTCTGAATGGGGACTTGGTTAAGGGAGTGCCTTTCATGACCAGCAAGTATTGTCACTCAATCGGTACCTTTGACGGCTTTAAAGTCTTGAGACTTCCTTTCAGGACGTATGACCATGATGACTTATTAAGGGATTGCCCACGTAACCGTAAATACGACCCCCGGCAGTTCTCTATGTTCTGGTTGCTTCCGGATGCAAGAGATGGGCTGCCGGCTCTGGCCGAGAGAGTTTGTTCCGAAGCTGGGTTTCTAGATCGCCATAGATCGTGTGGGAGTGTTAGGGTGGGGGACTTCTTGATCCCAAAGTTCAAAATTTCTTCCAGGTTTGGAGCTTCGGCTGTTCTAAAGAAAATGGGGCTGGGGGATGTTTGTAATTCAATGGAGATTGTTCACGAATCTGTAATAGAGGTTGATGAAAATGGCACAACAGCTGCAGCTGCAACTTGTGGTCAATTGTGTTTTAGCTCAGGCAAACACTATGAGCCTAAAGAAAAGGTAGACTTTGTGGCTGATCACCCCTTCATGTTTCTGATAAGGGAAAACATGACGGGAACAGTGCTGTTCATGGGGCAGGTGCTCAATCCTCTTGCGGGATGA
- the LOC112165761 gene encoding isovaleryl-CoA dehydrogenase, mitochondrial: MQRLVSARSGITSLLRNQRHAASFSTSLLFDDTQIQFKESVGQFAQEHIAPHAAKVDQTNNFPKEVNLWKLMGEFSLHGITAPEEYGGLGLGYLYHCIAMEEISRASGSVGLSYGAHSNLCINQLVRHGNPTQKEKYLPKLISGEHVGALAMSEPNSGSDVVSMKCKADRADGGYILNGNKMWCTNGPVAQTLVVYAKTDINAGSKGITAFIIEKGIPGFSTAQKLDKLGMRGSDTCELVFENCFVSNENVLGQEGKGVYVMMSGLDLERLVLAGGPLGIMQACMDVVLPYVRQREQFGRPIGEFQLIQGKIADMYTSLQSSRAYVYSVARECDNGRVDPKDCAGVILSTAERATQVALQAIQCLGGNGYVNEYPTGRLLRDAKLYEIGAGTSEIRRMIIGRGLFKEQ, translated from the exons ATGCAAAGACTGGTTTCAGCGAGGTCTGGGATTACAAGTCTTCTGAGAAATCAGAGACACGCGGCTTCTTTCTCTACCTCTTTACTCTTCGATGATACTCAAATTCAg TTTAAGGAAAGTGTGGGTCAATTTGCACAAGAACACATTGCCCCACATGCTGCAAAAGTAGACCAAACTAATAATTTTCCCAAGGAGGTCAACTTATGGAAGCTCATGGGAGAGTTTAGCCTTCATGGAATTACTGCCCCAG AGGAATATGGAGGGCTGGGTCTTGGCTACTTGTATCACTGCATTGCTATGGAAGAAATAAGCCGTGCTTCAGGATCTGTTGGCCTATCATATGGTGCCCATTCCAACCTGTGCATTAATCAATTG GTGAGGCATGGAAATCCTACTCAGAAAGAGAAGTATTTGCCAAAG CTTATTAGTGGAGAGCATGTAGGGGCTCTTGCAATGAGCGAGCCCAATT CTGGTTCTGACGTAGTTAGCATGAAGTGCAAAGCTGATCGAGCAGATGGGGGTTATATCTTAAATGGGAACAAGATGTGGTGCACCAATGGCCCAGTTGCTCAAACATTG GTTGTTTATGCAAAAACGGACATAAATGCGGGCTCAAAGGGAATCACAGCGTTCATCATTGAGAAGGGGATACCCGG ATTCAGTACTGCCCAGAAATTAGACAAACTCGGCATGCGAGGAAGCGATAC ATGTGAGCTTGTCTTTGAGAATTGCTTTGTTTCGAATGAAAATGTTCTTGGCCAGGAAGGAAAAG GAGTCTATGTCATGATGTCAGGGTTAGATTTAGAGAGGCTTGTTTTAGCAGGTGGGCCCCTAGGTATTATGCAGGCATGTATGGATGTTGTCCTTCCTTATGTTCGACAGCGAGAGCAGTTTGGCCGTCCTATTGGAGAGTTTCAGCTTATACAG GGGAAAATTGCTGACATGTATACTTCTTTACAATCTTCAAG GGCCTATGTGTATTCTGTTGCAAGGGAATGTGACAATGGAAGAGTTGACCCAAAG GACTGTGCAGGAGTTATACTATCTACGGCTGAAAGAGCCACGCAGGTTGCTTTGCAG GCTATACAATGCTTAGGTGGTAATGGCTATGTAAATGAGTACCCAACTGGCCGTCTCCTTCGAGATGCCAAACTCTATGAGATTGGAGCAGGGACTAGTGAGATCAGAAGGATGATAATTGGTCGTGGGCTATTTAAGGAGCAATAG
- the LOC121049249 gene encoding uncharacterized protein LOC121049249 — MDLCLIEEQPLELDTESTEEDRKYYKEWYSANRKAKNVIRTSMSDTVRGSIIEPELAMDFLEAIGDKYQESDKAEAARLSKRFNELEFSGKGSVREHIMELIDLNSRLRDLDMGVKDSQVVHVALQSLPNTYSNLRTSYHAQESNWDLNKLISICVVEEERIRKEGRPATAVNLVEKPKWKKQNILKAKKTTTTKGT; from the exons ATGGATCTTTGCTTGATTGAGGAACAACCATTAGAGTTAGACACTGAGAGCACAGAAGAAGATAGAAAATACTATAAGGAGTGGTATAGCGCCAATAGGAAAGCCAAAAATGTGATAAGAACCTCTATGTCTGACACAGTTAGGGGTTCGATCATTGAGCCAGAGCTTGCCATGGATTTTCTAGAAGCCATAGGAGATAAATATCAGGAGAGTGACAAAGCTGAGGCTGCTAGGCTATCCAAAAGATTTAATGAGCTGGAGTTTTCAGGAAAAGGAAGTGTGAGGGAGCACATTATGGAGCTAATTGACCTCAACTCAAGGCTGAGGGATTTAGACATGGGAGTTAAAGACTCTCAGGTAGTGCATGTGGCACTTCAGTCATTGCCTAACACCTACAGTAACCTGAGAACCTCCTACCATGCCCAAGAGTCTAACTGGGACTTGAACAAGTTAATTTCTATCTGTGTagtagaggaagagagaatcaggAAGGAAGGCAGACCAGCTACTGCAGTCAACCTAGTTGAGAAGCCTAAGTGGAAGAAACAGAACATACTTAAGGCCAAGAAGACTACCACCACTAAA GGCACATGA